The proteins below are encoded in one region of Garra rufa chromosome 12, GarRuf1.0, whole genome shotgun sequence:
- the pglyrp2 gene encoding N-acetylmuramoyl-L-alanine amidase produces the protein MTKGALWIITMSGICMVIQSSVTAVHLRNMEHFITAITHLEDSNPGLSPLALVTSLHKIAERSDNVTHDFVGSSDTQDDIHNKNNSFITEQLNIKNSLSHFLNKVTHHFITEKGHEERGVVLTPDGTTVALAPLLLGLEYGLRANEDNNQPHGFYLLPLAKYLGMSFLHATPPERLGPGGCWDSVYAPMVFTLSGMPSLATDAVVHGGMDGAILGKHLSVVNCSEVNLSTLLRSYYLETMEELDHVSNTQLRGRYRRQNFKKITNSSLFQEKVAEALHSHQADIGVESLIEKGIKEFVLRYMECPAIIPRCIWGAAPPTVPLDTLSPPLQFLYIHHTSTPSKPCRNLQACSKNMRAMQHFHQKDRGWYDIGYSFVVGSDGYIYEGRGWTSVGAHTKGRNSVGYGVAFIGNYAAHLPSKYDMELLRHHLVKCGVSRGFLQKNFTILGHRQVVATTTCPGDSLYSEITTWEHYKDTDPLK, from the exons ATGACAAAAGGAGCATTGTGGATTATTACCATGTCTGGGATATGCATGGTCATTCAGAGCTCAG ttaCAGCTGTTCACTTGAGGAACATGGAGCACTTTATAACTGCTATTACACACTTAGAAGATTCAAACCCAGGACTAAGTCCACTGGCTTTAGTGACGAGTCTACACAAGATTGCAGAACGAAGTGACAACGTCACGCATGATTTTGTGGGATCATCTGACACTCAAGATGATATtcacaacaaaaacaacagctTTATCACAGAGCAGCTGAATATAAAAAACAGCCTCTCCCATTTCTTGAACAAAGTCACTCATCATTTCATAACAGAAAAAGGTCATGAAGAGAGGGGAGTTGTTCTGACTCCTGATGGCACGACGGTTGCCCTTGCTCCTTTGCTTTTAGGTCTTGAATATGGACTACGGGCAAATGAGGACAATAACCAGCCTCATGGTTTCTATCTACTCCCACTGGCCAAGTACTTAGGCATGTCATTTCTGCATGCAACTCCACCTGAACGACTTGGACCGGGTGGCTGCTGGGACAGTGTATATGCTCCCATGGTTTTTACCCTTTCAGGCATGCCATCCTTGGCCACTGATGCTGTGGTCCATGGTGGAATGGATGGAGCCATACTTGGAAAGCACCTTTCCGTTGTTAACTGCTCTGAAGTAAATTTAAGCACACTACTGAGGAGCTACTACTTAGAGACTATGGAAGAGTTGGATCATGTCTCGAATACTCAACTGAGGGGCCGCTATCGCAGACAGAATTTTAAAAAGATCACAAATTCATCACTTTTTCAAGAGAAGGTAGCAGAAGCACTACATAGCCATCAAGCAGACATTGGGGTGGAGAGTCTTATAGAAAAAGGAATTAAAGAGTTTGTGCTACGCTATATGG AGTGTCCTGCCATCATTCCAAGATGTATATGGGGTGCAGCGCCACCCACGGTTCCTCTTGACACTTTGTCTCCACCTCTGCAATTTCTGTATATTCACCACACATCAACTCCCAGCAAACCCTGCCGAAACCTTCAGGCGTGTTCCAAAAATATGAGGGCAATGCAACATTTCCACCAAAAGGACCGGGGCTGGTATGACATCGGCTACAG CTTTGTGGTTGGGTCTGATGGCTACATCTATGAAGGTCGAGGTTGGACGTCAGTAGGGGCTCATACTAAAGGACGTAATTCTGTTGGGTATGGTGTTGCTTTCATTGGGAACTATGCTGCTCATTTACCCTCCAAATATGACATGGAGCTATTGCGCCATCATCTGGTCAAATGTGGAGTGAGCAGGGGATTTCTGCAGAAGAATTTTACCATTCTGGGTCACAGACAAGTGGTAGCAACCACAACCTGTCCAGGGGATTCACTGTATTCTGAAATAACAACCTGGGAACACTACAAA GATACTGATCCTTTAAAGTAA